A genomic segment from Cuculus canorus isolate bCucCan1 chromosome 18, bCucCan1.pri, whole genome shotgun sequence encodes:
- the DGKE gene encoding diacylglycerol kinase epsilon yields MEGTGSGLASSVVADGNLVLWTLCSVLLPVLLTLWCSFQRSRRQLLIRDIFRKSKHDWHYTDLFGQPSYCCVCAQHILQGAFCTCCGLRVSEGCLKKADQLFLCKEIMMRSNGGAPGPMPHRWIRGNVPLCSCCLVCKQQCGTQPKLCDYRCVWCQYTVHDECMVDSLKTEECTFGEFRDLIIPPYYLSTINQMRKDKRTNYEKVAPYCRKYWMPVIILANTRSGNNMGETLLGEFKILLNPVQVFDLSKITPAKALQLCTLLPCNAVRVLVCGGDGTVGWVLDAIDEMKIKGQERFIPQVAILPLGTGNDLSNTLGWGAGYAGEVPVEQILRNVMEADGIKLDRWKVQVTNKGYYNLRKPKVFTMNNYFSIGPDALMALNFHAHREKTPSLFSSRIINKAVYFFYGTKDCLVQECKDLNKKVELELDGERIELPNLEGIIVLNIGYWGGGCRLWEGMGDEPYPLARHDDGLLEVVGVHGSFHCAQIQVKLANPVRLGQAHTVRLILKSSKMPMQVDGEPWAQGPCTVTITHKTHALMLYHSGEQTDDEASSMSEQDHVREQTDEDV; encoded by the exons atggaagggaccgGGAGCGGCTTGGCCTCCTCGGTGGTGGCGGACGGGAACCTGGTGCTATGGACGCTGTGCTCAGTGTTGCTGCCGGTGCTGCTCACGCTGTGGTGCAGCTTCCAGCGGTCCCGGCGGCAGCTCCTGATCCGGGACATCTTTCGGAAGAGCAAACATGACTGGCACTACACGGACCTCTTCGGGCAGCCGTCCTACTGCTGCGTGTGCGCCCAGCACATCCTCCAGGGAGCCTTCTGCACCTGCTGCGGGCTCCGCGTCAGCGAGGGCTGCCTCAAGAAGGCCGACCAGCTCTTCCTCTGCAAGGAAATCATGATGAGGAGCAACGGCGGAGCCCCCGGCCCCATGCCGCACCGCTGGATCCGGGGCAACGTCccgctctgcagctgctgcctggtgtGCAAGCAGCAGTGCGGCACGCAGCCCAAGCTCTGCGACTACAG gtgtgTGTGGTGTCAGTACACTGTACATGACGAATGCATGGTAGATTCTTTAAAGACTGAGGAGTGTACATTTGGAGAATTCAGAGACTTAATTATTCCACCGTACTATTTGTCTACAATCAACCAGATGCGTAAAGACAAAAGAACCAATTACGAAAAG GTGGCACCTTACTGCAGAAAATACTGGATGCCGGTTATCATACTGGCTAATACTCGTAGTGGAAACAACATGGGTGAAACATTACTAGGAGAATTTAAAATTCTGCTGAACCCCGTTCAG GTTTTTGATCTAAGCAAAATCACACCTGCGAAAGCGCTCCAACTTTGCACCTTGCTGCCTTGCAACGCGGTCAGGGTTCTCGTCTGTGGTGGGGATGGCACAGTGGGCTGGGTGCTGGATGCAATTGATGAAATGAAGATAAAG GGGCAAGAGCGTTTTATTCCACAAGTAGCAATTTTACCTCTGGGAACAGGTAACGACCTGTCTAATACACTGGGCTGGGGTGCAGGTTATGCTGGAGAGGTCCCAGTAGAACAAATCTTACGGAATGTCATGGAGGCGGATGGAATCAAACTAGACAG gtggAAGGTTCAAGTAACAAACAAAGGCTACTACAACCTAAGGAAACCAAAG GTATTCACAATGAACAACTACTTTTCTATAGGACCGGACGCCCTCATGGCTTTAAATTTTCATGCTCATCGTGAGAAGACTCCTTCCTTGTTTTCCAGCAGAATTATTAATAAG gctgtttattttttttatggaacCAAAGACTGCTTAGTACAAGAATGCAAGGATCTTAATAAAAAGGTTGAG CTAGAGTTGGATGGTGAGAGAATCGAGTTGCCCAATTTGGAAGGCATCATTGTCCTGAATATTGGCTATTGGGGAGGTGGCTGTAGGCTCTGGGAAGGAATGGGTGATGAGCCTTATCCCTTGGCGAG GCATGACGATGGCCTTCTGGAAGTTGTTGGCGTTCATGGCTCTTTTCACTGTGCGCAGATTCAGGTGAAGCTAGCGAATCCTGTTCGCCTGGGGCAGGCGCACACAGTGAGG CTGATCTTGAAGAGTTCCAAGATGCCGATGCAGGTGGACGGAGAGCCGTGGGCACAGGGGCCCTGCACCGTTACTATAACTCACAAGACACACGCACTGATGTTGTATCACTCGGGTGAACAAACGGATGACGAAGCTTCCAGCATGTCTGAGCAAGACCATGTGAGAGAACAGACCGATGAAGATGTATAG